The following proteins are co-located in the Camelina sativa cultivar DH55 chromosome 12, Cs, whole genome shotgun sequence genome:
- the LOC104731269 gene encoding NHP2-like protein 1 translates to MTEEAVDSRAYPLADGELSITILDLVQQATNYKKLRKGANEATKTLNRGMSEFVVMAADADPFEILVHLPLLAEHKNVPYVFVPSKEALGRACGVTKPVIACSVLSNGISQLKSQIQDLKDAIEKLMI, encoded by the exons ATGACGGAAGAGGCAGTGGATTCTAGAGCGTATCCGTTAGCAGATGGTGAGCTATCGATAACAATACTGGATCTTGTTCAACAAGCTACCAACTACAAGAAGCTCAGGAAGGGTGCTAATGAAGCTACCAAGACATTGAACCGTGGGATGTCTGAGTTCGTTGTTATGGCTGCTGATGCTGATCCCTTCGAGATTCTTGTTCATCTTCCTTTGCTTGCCGAACATAAG AATGTGCCATATGTGTTTGTACCTTCGAAAGAAGCATTGGGAAGAGCATGTGGAGTAACGAAACCTGTGATCGCTTGTTCAGTATTATCGAACGGCATAAGCCAGTTGAAATCTCAGATTCAGGATCTCAAGGATGCTATAGAGAAGCTTATGATCTAA
- the LOC104731266 gene encoding uncharacterized protein LOC104731266, translated as MVSDQDLAKGVETLLRQSDPNSLTSLSSVVQQLEAKLGLDLTEKTTFIRDQINILLRSHHNNNNPSAASASASVVQSQPPPPPSSQHLHHQHQQHQNVHSGVNVPVAKGHFTLQHPSQFSVSQAQQYPPHFALQPPYHSYDLNFRQPYPAFMQPSQHQHQQQSPRQQQSSVLLSPGANASPKESAPAGTKRKGGPGGLNKVCRVSPELQVVVGEPALPRTEIVRQLWAYIRKNNLQDPSNKRKIICDDALRVVFETDCTDMFKMNKLLAKHILPLDPSKDSGQAKRAKAEVETKTETPELTPVSSAPVSSTITLSESLSKFFGTGETEMTDEEIIRRVWEYIKLNNLEDPANPMAIQCDEKLRDLLGCESISAVGINEMLRRHMYKQS; from the exons ATGGTGTCGGACCAGGATCTAGCGAAAGGAGTCGAGACTTTGCTAAGGCAATCAGACCCAAACTCTCTCACATCGTTAAGCAGTGTTGTTCAGCAGCTTGAAGCTAAGTTAGGGTTAGACCTTACGGAGAAGACGACTTTTATCAGAGATCAGATCAATATCCTCCTCCGTTCTCACCACAATAATAACAACCCTTCAGCCGCTTCCGCATCTGCGTCAGTCGTACAATCTCAGCCTCCTCCGCCGCCGTCTTCAcagcatcttcatcatcaacatcagcAGCATCAGAATGTGCACTCCGGTGTTAATGTTCCGGTGGCGAAAGGGCATTTCACGCTTCAGCATCCGTCTCAATTCTCTGTTTCTCAAGCCCAGCAGTATCCTCCACATTTCGCTCTCCAGCCTCCTTATCACTCTTATGACCTAAATTTCCGGCAGCCCTATCCGGCTTTTATGCAGCCGTCGCAGCATCAGCATCAGCAGCAGTCTCCGCGACAGCAACAATCCTCTGTTCTGCTTTCACCAGGCGCTAATGCTTCTCCAAAAGAAAG TGCTCCAGCTGGAACTAAAAGAAAGGGTGGTCCTGGAGGGCTAAACAAAGTCTGTAGGGTTTCTCCAGAACTTCAAGTCGTTGTTGGTGAACCTGCTCTTCCCAGAACTGAG ATTGTGAGGCAATTGTGGGCTTATATAAGGAAGAACAATCTCCAAGACCCGAGTAACAAGCGGAAGATTATCTGTGATGATGCGTTGCGTGTGGTGTTTGAGACCGACTGCACTGACATGTTCAAAATGAATAAGTTGCTTGCTAAGCATATTCTCCCGCTTGATCCATCAA AGGACTCTGGTCAAGCAAAACGGGCAAAAGCTGAGGTCGAGACAAAGACTGAGACGCCAGAGCTAACACCTGTTAGTTCAGCTCCTGTTAGCTCAACTATTACATTATCTGAGTCACTTTCAAAGTTCTTTGGCACTGGTGAGACAGAGATGACTGACGAAGAGATCATTCGTCGTGTTTGGGAATACATCAAACTCAACAATTTAGAG GACCCAGCAAATCCAATGGCTATTCAGTGTGATGAAAAGCTCCGTGATCTTCTTGGATGTGAAAGCATATCAGCTGTGGGGATAAATGAGATGCTGAGGCGCCACATGTACAAGCAGTCGTGA
- the LOC104731270 gene encoding F-box protein At4g22390-like has product MAECPMDLIHDLFLRLSAATLVRCRVLSKPCFSLIDSPDFVSSHLSRRLETGDHLMILLRGPRILRTVELDAPENVSDIDHPLQAGGFTEVFGSLNGVVGLLNSPVDMALFNPSTRKLHRLPVEPLDFPERHITREFVFYGLGYDSVSDDFKVVRMLQSKLKGGKHDFVEIKVFSLKKNSWKRVHLLFEVLILFIHFYYHLLPRRGFGVLAKNHLHWILPRKHGLIAFNAIIRFDLASDDLGVLSFPQELYTEDNMDIGVLDGCVCLMCYNDFSHVDVWILREYEDIESWTKMFTVPKPESVESFDFLRPLLYSKDRSKILMEINNAKNLMWFDLESKILTTLGIECDSSFTADILVSSLVLGCKGDPTEAHRRKDQMMQKSNKRGGFLSKGFKLKL; this is encoded by the exons ATGGCGGAGTGTCCGATGGATCTCATCCACGATCTCTTCCTCCGTCTCTCAGCAGCTACGCTAGTACGGTGTCGCGTCCTCTCGAAGCCATGCTTCTCTCTGATCGACAGTCCAGACTTCGTCTCGTCTCACCTCAGTCGCAGACTCGAAACGGGAGACCATCTCATGATCTTACTCCGAGGACCTCGCATTCTACGCACGGTGGAGCTCGACGCGCCGGAGAACGTCTCGGACATCGACCACCCTTTGCAAGCCGGAGGTTTTACAGAggtttttggttctttgaaCGGTGTCGTCGGGTTATTAAACTCTCCCGTAGACATGGCTCTGTTCAATCCATCGACCAGGAAGCTTCACCGGTTACCAGTTGAGCCTCTTGATTTCCCGGAACGTCACATCACTCGTGAGTTTGTGTTTTACGGTTTGGGTTATGACTCTGTGAGCGACGACTTCAAAGTTGTTAGGATGCTTCAGTCTAAGCTTAAAGGTGGTAAACATGATTTTGTTGAGATCAAAGTTTTCAGCTTGAAGAAGAATTCGTGGAAGAGAGTCCATCTTCTCTTTGAGGTTCTGATTCTCTTCATCCATTTCTATTATCATCTGTTGCCTCGCCGTGGATTTGGTGTTTTAGCTAAGAATCATCTTCACTGGATTTTGCCTCGGAAGCATGGATTGATCGCTTTTAACGCGATAATCAGATTTGATCTTGCCTCTGATGACCTTGGAGTCCTCAGTTTCCCACAGGAACTTTACACAGAAGATAACATGGATATAGGTGTGTTAGATGGCTGCGTTTGTTTGATGTGCTACAATGATTTTAGCCATGTTGATGTTTGGATATTGAGGGAATATGAAGATATAGAATCTTGGACTAAGATGTTTACGGTGCCGAAACCAGAGAGTGTAGAATCTTTTGACTTCCTGAGACCTCTGCTGTATTCCAAGGACAGGAGCAAGATTCTGATGGAGATTAACAACGCCAAGAATCTCATGTGGTTTGATTTGGAAAGTAAGATTCTTACAACTCTTGGCATAGAGTGTGATAGTTCATTCACCGCAGATATACTCGTGAGTAGCCTTGTTTTGGGATGTAAAGGAGATCCTACTGAAGCTCATCGCAGGAAAGATCAGATGATGCAGAAGAGTAATAAAAG GGGTGGTTTTCTGTCCAAGGGTTTCAAGCTGAAGTTATGA
- the LOC104731267 gene encoding uncharacterized protein LOC104731267, translating into MASSYMSMTQTMVSSKLCSKINTKKYHVLSTTQKNSINLIFHLDRSQPNRSTLKHYTRVRKLESEWEENKDVENEDKEKSDWEEKKDEENDTKKEDHQAEETVLKLYSNIKDRNIKEEGYRAEETVLKLYTDIKDRNIDGISEVIADECQCFSNVLSKYRLLQGKKQVMAFFYWLIMELGKDIKIIVRPTSKDGMTVGVQWQFECEKSHIQLGRGFSFHSCHMYQGKLLIKNVEMFMEPMFHIAPLRLRTMAFAVSLAEKIVTFLRPGENTRRQAMAFLLLALLLLAAAAFYFTRLRL; encoded by the exons ATGGCATCATCATATATGTCTATGACACAAACAATGGTTTCGTCTAAACTATGTTCAAAGATTAACACGAAGAAATATCACGTGTTATCAACAACTCAAAAGAATTCTATCAATCTGATTTTTCATCTGGATCGATCACAACCAAATAGAAGCACTTTGAAGCATTACACAAGGGTAAGAAAGTTAGAATCAGAAtgggaagaaaacaaagatgtaGAGAACGAAGATAAAGAGAAATCAGATtgggaagagaagaaagatgaagagaacgACACCAAGAAGGAAGACCATCAGGCCGAGGAGACAGTTCTAAAACTATACAGCAATATCAAGGACCGAAACATCAAGGAGGAAGGCTATCGGGCGGAAGAGACAGTTCTAAAACTGTACACCGATATCAAGGACCGAAACATCGATGGCATTTCAGAAGTTATCGCAGATGAATGCCAATGCTTTTCCAATGTTTTATCCAAGTATCGACTCTTACAAGGCAAGAAG CAAGTTATGGCTTTCTTCTACTGGTTGATCATGGAGCTGGGTAAAGATATCAAGATTATTGTTAGACCAACGTCCAAAGATGGCATGACCGTTGGTGTCCAATGGCAATTCG AATGTGAGAAGTCACACATACAATTGGGGAGGGGATTCAGTTTCCACAGTTGCCATATGTATCAGGGAAAGCTGTTGATTAA GAATGTAGAGATGTTCATGGAGCCAATGTTTCACATAGCGCCTCTACGACTA AGAACTATGGCGTTTGCAGTGAGCTTAGCTGAGAAGATAGTCACTTTCTTAAGACCAGGAGAAAACACAAGGAGACAAGCAATGGCATTCCTGCTACTTGCTCTTCTGCTGCTTGCTGCAGCCGCTTTCTACTTCACACGACTGAGACTCTGA